CCCCACTGCGGAACGGTGCTGACAGGAGGCGCCGCGTACCGGCTCAGACGCCGACGCGTCTACCGGTGAGCCGCTCGGCGCGCCGATCGGCGTTCTGCAGTGCTCTGCGCTCGCGCTCACGGCGCAGCACGGTGATCCCGATCAGGATCTGCTCCGGCGGTGCGGAGGGCATCGGGGAGACGAAAGGGCTCGCCTCGGTGAGCAGATCGAGGGCGACCCGCTCCCGCGCGGCCGGGATCATGCGGGGAGCACTCTGCAGGAACTGGGAGATCCGGCGGGCGAGCCGGTCGGGGAGACGCGCGACGTCGGCGATCTGGGCCCAACCGGCCAAGGCCGGAGGGAGCACCGGGACGTGCGAGACGAGTGCCGGTGTGCGCACGCGCTGACTGTAGGTTCCGGCGACCAGATCGCCCAAGCGCTGCGACCGCGCGTTGAACGCGCCGGCGAGCACGGCGACGCCGCCGAAGGTCATGTAGATCTCGAGCACACCCAGAAGGGCTCGGATGAAGGCGTGACGGAACCCGGCGGCACCACCGTCCACGCGGACGATCCTGCCGCCGACCGCCAGCTTGCCGAGACTGCGCCCCTTCAAGGCGACCTCCATCGTGATCGGCAGGACGACGAAGCTCACGACGAACGCCGAGACCAGGGCGATGCGGTCGGTGGTCTCATCCAGCACGCCGACATCCAGCAGCCAGATGCGCAGGAAGATCCACAGGATGAACACGGCGTATCCGAGGAGCATGTCGATCGCGGCGCCGAGCGCCCGCAGGAGGAACCCCACGGGCTGCACATCGATCGCGACGGCTTCGCCGGAGAGCACCTCGTCGGAGACGTCGATCGGGACGGACATGAGTACAGTAAATCAGGTGGATGCCGATGCGCTGACCGATGCACGCCGCGCCGAATGGGAGCGACTGGACGAACTCAGTCGCGCCCGACTCGACGGCGACGGGGTGGACGAGCTCATCGTGCGATACCGCGCCGCCTCCGCCGATCTGGCCGAGCTGAAGACATCCGTCGGCGACTCGCCCCAGGGCGCGTATCTGTCCACCATCCTCGTTCGCGCCCGGCTGCGCCTCACCGGCGCGTCCGACAGCATCCTCACGCAGACGGGACGATTCTTCCACCTGCAGCTTCCTGCTGCGCTGTACCGCCTGCGCTGGACGACGCTGGTGATCGCGATCTCGTTCATCGCGGTCGCCGTCGGTACCGCAGCCTGGATCGCGAGCGATCCGGCGCTGGTGGCGACCCTGGGCTCCCCGGCGGCCCTCGAGCAGTACGCGGACGAGAGCTTCACGGGCTACTACACCGAGAACCCGGCCGCTGCCTTCATGGGGATGGTCTGGACGAACAACGCCTGGATCGCCATGCAGTGCGTGCTCTTCGGCGTCACCGGGATCTGGCCGGTCTACGTGCTCGTGCAGAACGCGATGGGACTCGGCACCACCGGGGCCGTGATGGCCGTCCACGACAAGGCCGACCTCATGGTCCTGTACATCCTCCCGCACGGAATGCTCGAGATGACGTGCATCTTCGTGGCGGCTGCCGCCGGCTTGCATGTGTTCTGGGCCTGGGTCGCACCCGGCCACCGCACGCGAGGGGAAGCGCTCGCCGAGGAGGGGCGAGCGCTGGCGACCGTCGCGATGGGGCTGGTGTTCGCCCTCTTCCTCGCCGGTCTCGTCGAGGGCTTCGTGACCGGCTGGGCACTGCCGTGGCCGGTGAAGATCGGCATCGGCGCCGCCGCGCTCGCCGTGTTCCTCATCTACATGCTGGTGATCGGCGGGAGGGCGCATCGCCAGGGCGAGACCGGCGATCTCGTCGAATACGAAGCGGGCACCCCGCGCCTGGTCGTCGGCTGACTTCCGGCACCGGGTGAGGCCGCCCCGGGGCTCGGGCTCGGTCTCGATCGGTTCGGCGTCAGAGACGACCCGCCGCCTTCAGCTCGAGGTAGCGATCGGCGATCCTCGGGGGAAGCTCCTCCGGGTCGGCGGCGATCGCCTCCCCGCCGGCTCTGCGGATCGCGTCCGCGACGTTCTCCGCGTCGCGGAGGGAGCGTTCGGCGGCCGCTGCCAGGTACACCTCTTCCCGGGAGTCGCGACGGCGCGCGAGCGCGGAGATCCCGTCGTCGGTCACGGATCCGACGAGCACGGTCGTCGCACGAGACGCGTTCGGGAAGGCTCCGAGGAACCCACGGGCCGACTCGGCGGCATCCTGCGCCGTCAGTGCCACGATCAGCGAGGGACGCGTGGTGAGCGTGCGCACGGCGGCGAAAGCCCCATGCCAGTCCGTATCGACCAGTCGAGCGTGCACGGGAGCCATGGCGTCGGTCAGCGCCGGGAGGAGAGCAGCGCCATCGACGCCCGTGACACGACCGCGCACCACCCTGTCGTACATGAGCAGGTGCACGTGGTCGCCCGCGCGCGAAGCGAGCGCGGCCAGCAGCAGGGCCGCCTCGAGTGAGGCGTCCACGCGCGTGCCGTCGCCGACACGCGCCGCCGCGGTGCGCCCCGTATCGATGATGATCACCACATGGCGGTCGCGTTCCGGTCGCCAGGTGCGCAGCATGGTCGTTCCCGCCCTGGCGGTCGCCCGCCAGTCGATCGAGCGCACGTCGTCGCCGCGGACATACTCGCGCAGCGAATCGAACTCGGTGCCCTGGCCGCGCACCTGGATGCTGGTGTTGCCATCCAGTTCACGCAGCCGCGCGAGGCGGGACGGAAGGTGCTTGCGCGAGGAGAACGCGGGAAGCACGCGGATCGAACCACGAACCGAATGACGTGCCTGCCGGCCCGCGATGCCGAGAGGGCCGCGCGATCGGATCATCACGAACTCGCTGACCAGCTCTCCGCGGCGGCGCGGAAGCAGCGGAATCGCGACACGGCCGCGTTCGCCCGGGGGCAGGAGCAGACGCTGTCGCTCCGTCGGCGCGCCCGCCGTCGGCTGCCAGGCGTCACGGATCACCGCGTTCAGAATCTTCGTACCGTGGTTGTGCACGGCCACGCTGACGGGGACGGGCTCTCCGATGCGCACCCGTCGGGGGAGTCTGCGGCTCACCGTGACCGAGCGAGGACTCGCGGCGAGGGCGACGTCGGTGGCGACGAGCAGCAGGCACAGACCGATCCACGCACCGAGAACCGCGTACGCCGGGTAGCCCGCGAGTCCGGCGATGACGAGCGGGATGAGGCCCACGGCGAGGGCGACGGCGAGGCGGCCGGTGACGAACACCTAGATCGGCACCCTGGTCTGCTGCACCACGGAGGTGAGCACCGCATCGGCGGACACGCCCTCCATCTGGGCATCGGGTCGCAGCTGGAGGCGGTGACGCCACACCGGCACCAGCATCGTCTGCACGTGGTCGGGGGTGACCGCGGAAGAGGCGTTCAGCCAGGCCCACGCCTTCGCCGCGGCGAGCAGACCGGTCGAGGCGCGCGGGCTGGCTCCCAGCTCGACGGACGGCGACTGGCGGGTCGCACGTGCGAGGTCGACGACGTATCCGAGCACGTCGTCGGTGACCTCGACCGCTGCGGCTGCCTGCTGCGCCGCCCTGATCTCCTCGGCGGTGACGACGGCCTCGACGCCGGTGAGCTCGCGAGGGGAGAAGCCCTCGGCGTGTCGGCGCAGCACCGACACCTCCGCGTCGCGCTCCGGCATGCCGACGACGAGCTTCATCAGGAAGCGGTCCAGCTGCGCCTCGGGCAGCGAATACGTGCCTTCGTGCTCGATGGGGTTCTGCGTCGCGGCGACGAGGAACGGGTCGGGCAGGGGACGGCTGACGCCGTCCGCCGACACCTGGCGCTCCTCCATAGCCTCCAGGAGTGCCGCCTGGGTCTTCGGCGGCGTGCGGTTGATCTCGTCGGCGAGCAGGATGTTCGTGAACACCGGACCCGCGCGGAAATCGAACTCGCCGGTGCGTGCGTCGTACACGAGCGAACCGGTGACGTCGCCGGGCATCAGGTCGGGAGTGAACTGGACGCGTTTGGTGTCGAGCCCGAGTGCCCTGGCGAACGAGCGGACGACCAGGGTCTTCGCGACACCGGGGACTCCCTCCAGGAGCACGTGGCCCCTGGCGAGGAGGGACACGAGGAGTCCGGTGACGGTGCCGGCCTGGCCCACCACCGCCTTGTCGACCTCGGTGCGCACCCGGTGCATGGCCTGACGCAGCGCGGCGTCGTCGATGGGATGGTTCTCAACGGTCACGTGTTTCCCTCTGATTCTCGGGGATGGGTGGTCGGATCTGATCGGTCGGCGTGGGTGCTGTCGTCCACGGCGGTCTCGAGCTGGTCGAGGCGTCTGGCGAGGTCGACCAGGCCTGCGTCGTCGTCGGGGAGCGGCCCGGCCAGCAGGGTCTGCAGTGTGCCGCGCGGGATGCGCAGTCGGTCCGAGGCCGCATCAGCGACCTCGTCGGCGCCGGCGTGGACGGCGAGACCTAGTCGTCGGGCGAGCCGGCGCTGCGTCCCCTCGCGGAGAGCCTGCGCGGCGTGCGCCGCATCCGCAGCTCTCGCCGTGAGACGTGCACGTCCGTGCATGGTCTCGGATGCGCGCACGGTGACCGGAAGCGTCTCGGTGACGAGGGGGCCGAACCGCTGGCCGCGCCAGATGGCAGCGGCTATCCCTGCGGCGATCAGCAGCAGGATCGCAGGAGTGACCCAGGTCGGTGTGAGGCTGCCGAGCGTGTCGATCGGCTCGGCTTCGATATCGGAGTCCGCGAAGCTCGGGACGTACCAGACGATGCGGTCGGTCTGGCCCAGCAGGGCGAGGCCGAGGGCGGCGTTGCCGTTCTCGGCGAGAGTCGCGTTGCTGAAGAGCCTCGTGCCCTCCACGACGACACGTTGCGGACGGGTGCGGCGGTCCACGAGCACGGCCGCACCGTCGGCGTCTCCGAAGCAGGCCTGCACGCCGTCCGCGGGAGTAAACAGGCGGTCGGCGCGGATCGTCCCCACCTCGGCGAACTCGGCGACGTCGCAGTCCGCCGTCGCTGCCGACAGCGTTCCCGTGGCGTTGTCGCCGATGCCGAGCTCGCTCAGCAGGTGTGTGCTGGTGGAGAGGAAAACGACGCGCTCCGCGGGCTCGGTGAGCGTCTGCAGGGCCTCGTCGGTGAGCGTGTACGGGTTGGACATCACGAGCGTCGTGCTCTCGTCGATCGCCGCGCGCGCCTGGGATCGAGACCGGTGCACCTCGATGTCGACCCCCTGGTCGCGCAGGATCTCGGCGAGCGCGAGCGCGCCGGCGTCATCGCGTGCCTCCGGATCGAGCGCTCCTCGTGCTCCGGGTGCGGTCGCGGCGACACGAAGACCGACCAGCGCGACGATCAGCACGAGGGCGGCGACGATCGTCCACCCGATGATCGTCTTCGCCCGACTCGGGCGGTGCTCCGCGGTGGAGGGATCACCCGGGGACGATGCGGCAGTGGGGGAGACCGTGGGCTCGTGATCGATCACACTCATGCCGGCACTCCTTCGGGGCGGCGCGCGCGGATCCGGTCATCGGTGTCGACGAGGTCGCGATACGTCTCCGGCGTCGCGGAGTGCCCGAGGTAGCGGACGTCGTCGAACGAGACGGCCGCTCGACGCATCGCGCCGGCCTCGTCGGCGAACACCGTGCTCGCCTCGCGGGCGATCGACTGGGCCGTCGCGCCGGGGGCCGGATCGATCAGGTCGCGCTCGCGCAGGCTGCGCGCGATGGCCCGGTAGCGGAGGATGGTCGCTGCGTCCCAGTCGCGTTCGCGCGCGGCCCGGTCGGCGTCCGACCTCAACTGTGCGGCGCTGCGATCGTCGGCTGCTCCGAGGAGGTCGCCGGTCGGGCGCCTGACCGCGCGGGAGCTGCGCGGTCTTCCCCAGATGATGAGAGCGGCGATCAGTGCGGCCGCGATGATGACGGTGACGATGATGAGCGCGGACGGCCCCACGTTCGCGCCGTTGCCCGAGCTGAAGAGGTCAGCCAGGAATCGGCCGATGTCACGGGCGAGGAGATCGAACCACGTGGGCTTCGCGTCGGCGTAGCGGGGATTCGAGAGCTCTTCCTCCGCCCAGCGTCGTGCGTCGTCCCCATCGGGGACGAAGAGGTCGTCGAACCGTCGGATCATGCGGCGCCGTCGGCCCCTGGCGCTGTCCAACCGCCGTCAGTGGGAGCGTCTCCGGCGGCAGGGCTGCTGGGCGTCGGGGACGCGCTGGTCCGGACGGGAGGCGCGGGAGGCGCAGGTGGCGGCGGTGCGGGGAAGGCGACGGAGGGCGTCGAGGCCGCTGCTCCGTTCTGCGTCTGCACAGGAGGCTGCGCAGGAGGCTGTGCAGGTGAGCCCGGTGCGTACGAGTACGGCGTGCCCGCGTACGGCTGTGCCGGAGAGTACTGCGGTGCGAACGACGGCGCAGCCCCCGGCTGCGTGACCGTTTGCTGTGCGCCGTACTGCGCGTACGCATACCCCTGCGACATCATGACGTGCTCCGGCACCTGGCGGGGCGGCGGCGCCGAGGTGACAGCGCGCGTCGGGTCGACGCGGAAGGGGTCGTCCTGCTGCTCATCGGTCCAGCCGAGGTCGCGGCGCTCGACATACGCGATCAGGGTCTGATCCAGCCCCTCGTAGCGCATCCGGCAGTCGAGGTAGACGAGTGCGGAACCGGTGCTCTGCACCACGAGCGTGATCGCCTGGATGACCAGGAGCAGGATCTGCGGGGCGATGAGCGTCACGATGAAGGCGATGACAGCGCTGGGGTCCTCGGCGCCCGTGGGTGCGACCACGGAGCCGAGAAGGGAACCGAGCAGTGTGACGGGCACGCTGACGACCTGCGCCGCGATGCCCATGATCGCGCTGATGAGGAAGGTCACCCCGAACGCGACCCAGAAGCGCCCGCGGGTGAGTCGCCAGGATCGCACGAAGGCGTCACGGAAACGCGCACGCTCGAGGACCAGGATCGAGGGCACCAGCAGCAGCTTCGTGGTGAGCCACACCGCGAGCGGGATGCAGGCGAGGACGATGACGATCACCACGAGGACGACGACGCTGACCATCTCGACGCTGCCGCCAAGACCCCCGGCGATGAAGGCGGCGATGATCACCGCGGCGATGATGAAGATGCCGAACACGGCAGCCACCGAGAGGGAGGCGAACCCGGCGAGTCGCCAGAACGCGGGGGCCATCCGGCGCCAGAGCATGCGCAGCGTCGCCTTCACCCCGATCGCGGCGTACCCGATCTCCGCGGCGACGACGCCCTGCATCATCGCCGTGAAGGCGATCGAGGCCAGTCCCACGGCGAGTCCGGCGATCAGGTTCACCGCGATGGTGCCGGCCATCACCGCTTCGAAATCCGGAGAGGAAGGCGAGACCGTCTCCAGGCGGCTGAAAGTGGTGAAGAGGACGACGCCCATGACCACGGCGGTGACGACGACCACGACGAGCTGGATCACGACGGCGAAGCCGAAGAGCACCTTGGGGTTGTGCCGCAGCGCCGCGAAGGCCTTGCCCAGCAGCATCCCGAACGACAGTGGATGAAGGGGAATGATGCCCTTCTTCGGGGCAGGCGTCCACGTCTGGCCGGTCACAGGCACTCCCTCTCCATCGCGCGCTCCCATCGTGTCATATCCGATGCGTGGCGCGCAGACCTGGGGTCGGCGGGACTCGGTGCCATAAGGTAACTCTTATGACCTCACGTATTCTCGTGGTCGACGACGACACCGCGCTCGCCGAGATGATCGGGATCGTGCTCCGCACCGAAGGCTTCGAGCCGGTGTTCTGCGCGGACGGTGCGCGCGCCGTCGACGAGTGGCGCACGCAGCGGCCCGACCTGGTGCTGCTCGATCTCATGCTCCCCGGTATGGACGGAATCGAGATCTGCACCCGCATCCGTGCCGAGTCCGGCGTGCCGATCATCATGCTCACCGCACGCAGCGACACCGCCGATGTGGTCCGCGGACTCGAGGTCGGCGCAGACGACTACATGGTCAAGCCCTTCAACCCGAAGGAACTGGTGGCGCGCATCCGCACGCGGCTCCGGCCCACGCCGCAGGCCACGAGCGAGCAGCTCCGGGTCGGGGATCTCACCGTCGACGTCGACGCGCACGAGGTCCGTCGCGGCACCGCCCCGATCGCTCTCACGCCGCTGGAGTTCCAGCTTCTCGTCGCGCTCGCCTCGAAGCCTCAGCAGGTGTTCTCCCGGGAGATGCTGCTCGAGCAGGTCTGGGGCTATCACTACAAGGCCGACACCCGGCTGGTGAACGTGCACGTGCAGCGTCTGCGCGCGAAGGTCGAGCTCGACCCCGACAACCCGAAGATCGTCATGACGGTGCGCGGCGTGGGCTACCGCGCCGGGAGCGTCGGCTAGGAGCACGATGGCCGCGACGACAGCGACCACCACGACGGTCGCTGTCCTGCGCGACTGGCGAGGCTGGCCGACGATGCTCGCCATCCTCTGGCGACGCTCGCTCCGCTTCCGCACGCTCTCGATAACTCTGCTCGCCACCTCCCTGGCGATCTTCATCACGTGCGTGACGATGGCCCTGGTCATCCAGAACGATCTGTTCATCTCGCGCAAGGACGTCGCTCTCGAAGACTCCCGCCGCGCGGTCGATCAGGCGCAGGGGATCCTGGATGTGGCCGAGGTGGGAGACGACTCCGCTGCACTCACGGAACTGTGGAACAGTGTCCAGTCGAATCTCACGCGCACATCGAGCACGGATCAGCTCGCCGGGTTCAAGATCGACAACGCGAAGGGCGTCCGCCTGAACGGCTTCGAGGCGGGGTTGAGTCGGAGCCTGCTGAGCCCCGAGCTCCAGGCCCGCGTCGTGGAGTTCGACGATCGCCAGGCCTGGCAGTCCGTGGCGCTGCCCGTCGCGGACGGGGGAGAGGTCCCCGGCATCATCGTGGGCCAGCAGCTCCAGGTGCCCGAGGCGGGAGCGTTCGCGATCTACTTCGCCTACGACCTGGGCGATGCCGATCAGACCCTCGTCTTCGTGCAGCGCACGCTCTGGATCGCGGGGATCGGTCTGGTCGCGATCGTCGCCGCGATCTCGTGGATCGTCCTTCGCGCGGTCTCCACCCCGATCGTGCAGGCCGCAGAGACCAGCGCACGGCTCGCGGCAGGCGACCTCGGGGTGCGCCTCGAGGTGCACGGAGAGGACGAGTTGGCCACGCTCGGACGCTCCTTCAACGCGATGGCGGACAGCATCGAGTCGCAGATCAAGGAACTCGGCGAGCTGTCGATGGTGCAGCAGCGCTTCGTGTCGGATGTCTCGCACGAGTTGCGGACACCGCTGACCACGATCCGCCTCGCTGCGGACATGCTCAACGACCAGCGCGAGGAGTTCGACCCCACCACCGCGCGGACGGCGGAGCTGCTGCACGCCCAGGTGCAGCGGTTCGAGACGCTGCTGTCGGATCTGCTGGAGATCAGCCGCTACGACGCGGGATCGGTGCAGCTCGAACTCGAGGCGACGAGCCTCACCCACCTGGCCGAGGACATCATCGAGCAGATGCGCCCGCTCGCGGAGGGCCATGGCACCGAGCTGCGGCTCGTGGCGCCTGGCGGCTACTCACCCGTCGACATGGATCCGCGGCGCGTGCGCCGGGTGCTGCGCAATCTGATCGGCAACGCGATCGAGCACGGTGAGGGGCGCCCGGTCGTCGTCACGGTCGACAGCAACCAGCACGCCGTGGCGGCGGGGGTGCGAGATTTCGGCCTCGGGATGCAGCCCGCCGACGCGGAGCGGGTCTTCGACCGCTTCTGGCGCGCTGACCCTTCTCGTCAGCGCACGATCGGCGGCACGGGACTCGGGCTCTCCATCGCCCTGGGGGATGCGAGTCTGCACGGCGGCACGCTCGAGGTCTGGTCGGAGCTCGGTGTGGGAACGAACTTCGT
The DNA window shown above is from Microbacterium maritypicum and carries:
- a CDS encoding stage II sporulation protein M; its protein translation is MDADALTDARRAEWERLDELSRARLDGDGVDELIVRYRAASADLAELKTSVGDSPQGAYLSTILVRARLRLTGASDSILTQTGRFFHLQLPAALYRLRWTTLVIAISFIAVAVGTAAWIASDPALVATLGSPAALEQYADESFTGYYTENPAAAFMGMVWTNNAWIAMQCVLFGVTGIWPVYVLVQNAMGLGTTGAVMAVHDKADLMVLYILPHGMLEMTCIFVAAAAGLHVFWAWVAPGHRTRGEALAEEGRALATVAMGLVFALFLAGLVEGFVTGWALPWPVKIGIGAAALAVFLIYMLVIGGRAHRQGETGDLVEYEAGTPRLVVG
- a CDS encoding DUF58 domain-containing protein, yielding MFVTGRLAVALAVGLIPLVIAGLAGYPAYAVLGAWIGLCLLLVATDVALAASPRSVTVSRRLPRRVRIGEPVPVSVAVHNHGTKILNAVIRDAWQPTAGAPTERQRLLLPPGERGRVAIPLLPRRRGELVSEFVMIRSRGPLGIAGRQARHSVRGSIRVLPAFSSRKHLPSRLARLRELDGNTSIQVRGQGTEFDSLREYVRGDDVRSIDWRATARAGTTMLRTWRPERDRHVVIIIDTGRTAAARVGDGTRVDASLEAALLLAALASRAGDHVHLLMYDRVVRGRVTGVDGAALLPALTDAMAPVHARLVDTDWHGAFAAVRTLTTRPSLIVALTAQDAAESARGFLGAFPNASRATTVLVGSVTDDGISALARRRDSREEVYLAAAAERSLRDAENVADAIRRAGGEAIAADPEELPPRIADRYLELKAAGRL
- a CDS encoding DUF4129 domain-containing protein, which codes for MIRRFDDLFVPDGDDARRWAEEELSNPRYADAKPTWFDLLARDIGRFLADLFSSGNGANVGPSALIIVTVIIAAALIAALIIWGRPRSSRAVRRPTGDLLGAADDRSAAQLRSDADRAARERDWDAATILRYRAIARSLRERDLIDPAPGATAQSIAREASTVFADEAGAMRRAAVSFDDVRYLGHSATPETYRDLVDTDDRIRARRPEGVPA
- a CDS encoding AAA family ATPase translates to MHRVRTEVDKAVVGQAGTVTGLLVSLLARGHVLLEGVPGVAKTLVVRSFARALGLDTKRVQFTPDLMPGDVTGSLVYDARTGEFDFRAGPVFTNILLADEINRTPPKTQAALLEAMEERQVSADGVSRPLPDPFLVAATQNPIEHEGTYSLPEAQLDRFLMKLVVGMPERDAEVSVLRRHAEGFSPRELTGVEAVVTAEEIRAAQQAAAAVEVTDDVLGYVVDLARATRQSPSVELGASPRASTGLLAAAKAWAWLNASSAVTPDHVQTMLVPVWRHRLQLRPDAQMEGVSADAVLTSVVQQTRVPI
- a CDS encoding RDD family protein encodes the protein MSVPIDVSDEVLSGEAVAIDVQPVGFLLRALGAAIDMLLGYAVFILWIFLRIWLLDVGVLDETTDRIALVSAFVVSFVVLPITMEVALKGRSLGKLAVGGRIVRVDGGAAGFRHAFIRALLGVLEIYMTFGGVAVLAGAFNARSQRLGDLVAGTYSQRVRTPALVSHVPVLPPALAGWAQIADVARLPDRLARRISQFLQSAPRMIPAARERVALDLLTEASPFVSPMPSAPPEQILIGITVLRRERERRALQNADRRAERLTGRRVGV
- the mtrA gene encoding MtrAB system response regulator MtrA yields the protein MTSRILVVDDDTALAEMIGIVLRTEGFEPVFCADGARAVDEWRTQRPDLVLLDLMLPGMDGIEICTRIRAESGVPIIMLTARSDTADVVRGLEVGADDYMVKPFNPKELVARIRTRLRPTPQATSEQLRVGDLTVDVDAHEVRRGTAPIALTPLEFQLLVALASKPQQVFSREMLLEQVWGYHYKADTRLVNVHVQRLRAKVELDPDNPKIVMTVRGVGYRAGSVG
- the mtrB gene encoding MtrAB system histidine kinase MtrB, with protein sequence MAATTATTTTVAVLRDWRGWPTMLAILWRRSLRFRTLSITLLATSLAIFITCVTMALVIQNDLFISRKDVALEDSRRAVDQAQGILDVAEVGDDSAALTELWNSVQSNLTRTSSTDQLAGFKIDNAKGVRLNGFEAGLSRSLLSPELQARVVEFDDRQAWQSVALPVADGGEVPGIIVGQQLQVPEAGAFAIYFAYDLGDADQTLVFVQRTLWIAGIGLVAIVAAISWIVLRAVSTPIVQAAETSARLAAGDLGVRLEVHGEDELATLGRSFNAMADSIESQIKELGELSMVQQRFVSDVSHELRTPLTTIRLAADMLNDQREEFDPTTARTAELLHAQVQRFETLLSDLLEISRYDAGSVQLELEATSLTHLAEDIIEQMRPLAEGHGTELRLVAPGGYSPVDMDPRRVRRVLRNLIGNAIEHGEGRPVVVTVDSNQHAVAAGVRDFGLGMQPADAERVFDRFWRADPSRQRTIGGTGLGLSIALGDASLHGGTLEVWSELGVGTNFVLTIPRHDGILDGPSPISIEPQEPFAEIGDATQPISLTDAPAGLFDEEDRS
- a CDS encoding glycerophosphoryl diester phosphodiesterase membrane domain-containing protein gives rise to the protein MTGQTWTPAPKKGIIPLHPLSFGMLLGKAFAALRHNPKVLFGFAVVIQLVVVVVTAVVMGVVLFTTFSRLETVSPSSPDFEAVMAGTIAVNLIAGLAVGLASIAFTAMMQGVVAAEIGYAAIGVKATLRMLWRRMAPAFWRLAGFASLSVAAVFGIFIIAAVIIAAFIAGGLGGSVEMVSVVVLVVIVIVLACIPLAVWLTTKLLLVPSILVLERARFRDAFVRSWRLTRGRFWVAFGVTFLISAIMGIAAQVVSVPVTLLGSLLGSVVAPTGAEDPSAVIAFIVTLIAPQILLLVIQAITLVVQSTGSALVYLDCRMRYEGLDQTLIAYVERRDLGWTDEQQDDPFRVDPTRAVTSAPPPRQVPEHVMMSQGYAYAQYGAQQTVTQPGAAPSFAPQYSPAQPYAGTPYSYAPGSPAQPPAQPPVQTQNGAAASTPSVAFPAPPPPAPPAPPVRTSASPTPSSPAAGDAPTDGGWTAPGADGAA
- a CDS encoding DUF4350 domain-containing protein; translation: MSVIDHEPTVSPTAASSPGDPSTAEHRPSRAKTIIGWTIVAALVLIVALVGLRVAATAPGARGALDPEARDDAGALALAEILRDQGVDIEVHRSRSQARAAIDESTTLVMSNPYTLTDEALQTLTEPAERVVFLSTSTHLLSELGIGDNATGTLSAATADCDVAEFAEVGTIRADRLFTPADGVQACFGDADGAAVLVDRRTRPQRVVVEGTRLFSNATLAENGNAALGLALLGQTDRIVWYVPSFADSDIEAEPIDTLGSLTPTWVTPAILLLIAAGIAAAIWRGQRFGPLVTETLPVTVRASETMHGRARLTARAADAAHAAQALREGTQRRLARRLGLAVHAGADEVADAASDRLRIPRGTLQTLLAGPLPDDDAGLVDLARRLDQLETAVDDSTHADRSDPTTHPRESEGNT